A genome region from Bacillaceae bacterium IKA-2 includes the following:
- a CDS encoding DUF169 domain-containing protein, with translation MDTIINDKLTELDRAISQYVRTDTFPLAITIVKDETKIPKKAKRPLRDLGVRFSICQGISVARRYGWTLAMGAEDQSCPIARIAFGFEEEVSFYKEGNLPEGMYTKTCELGAKTESVVPKFSKEEAGTILMSSLSRTSFKPDIILVYGNSAQVMRMVAAALYNGGAEITSTFSARADCADIVIKTLQTKKPQVILPCYGDRVFGQTQDHEMAFTLPYESIDDFMEGLKGTHKGGVRYPIPVFSRYEAQFPPTYEALSRMFSE, from the coding sequence ATGGATACCATTATAAATGATAAGTTAACGGAACTAGATCGAGCGATCAGTCAGTATGTGCGGACGGATACATTCCCCTTGGCCATTACTATTGTGAAGGATGAGACAAAAATACCTAAAAAAGCAAAGCGGCCATTAAGAGATTTAGGTGTTCGATTTTCGATTTGCCAAGGAATTTCAGTCGCACGAAGGTACGGTTGGACCTTAGCGATGGGAGCCGAAGATCAGTCCTGTCCAATTGCTAGAATTGCCTTTGGCTTTGAGGAAGAAGTCTCCTTTTACAAAGAAGGAAACTTACCAGAAGGAATGTATACAAAAACATGTGAACTAGGCGCAAAAACCGAGTCTGTTGTACCGAAGTTTTCGAAAGAAGAAGCAGGAACCATTTTAATGAGTTCCCTTTCACGAACGAGTTTCAAGCCAGATATAATTCTTGTTTATGGAAATTCAGCTCAGGTGATGCGGATGGTTGCGGCAGCTTTATACAATGGCGGGGCCGAGATTACCTCGACATTTAGTGCAAGAGCTGACTGTGCTGATATTGTCATTAAAACATTGCAAACAAAAAAACCACAAGTCATTTTGCCTTGTTATGGAGATCGGGTTTTTGGACAAACGCAAGATCACGAAATGGCATTTACACTTCCATATGAGTCGATTGATGATTTTATGGAGGGATTGAAAGGAACACATAAAGGTGGTGTAAGATATCCAATCCCAGTTTTCTCACGCTATGAGGCTCAGTTCCCACCTACTTATGAAGCATTAAGTCGAATGTTTTCAGAGTAA
- a CDS encoding ABC transporter ATP-binding protein produces MTRKALQFEDVSFAYQSSKEPKAILDKLNFYINEGELVSIIGPSGSGKSTIFKLITGLEKPCHGQILINEEHYQNRLGRVGYMPQQDLLMPWRTIIENAALPLEIKGMTKKMAYQKVLELLDQFDLKEARDLYPSELSGGMKQRISFLRTVLSGSNVLLLDEPFSSLDAITRLSMQEWLLGQWKKWKLSILFITHDVDEALFLSDRVFVFTENPVQRFAEIKVPLGRPRVIRDIHSPKVIEVKEQLIERLRTRRLI; encoded by the coding sequence ATGACTAGGAAAGCATTGCAATTTGAAGATGTGTCTTTTGCTTATCAAAGTAGTAAGGAACCAAAAGCGATATTGGATAAACTTAACTTTTATATTAACGAAGGTGAGTTAGTTAGTATCATCGGCCCGAGCGGATCAGGAAAAAGTACGATTTTCAAATTAATAACCGGACTAGAAAAGCCTTGTCATGGTCAGATCTTGATTAACGAGGAGCATTATCAGAACCGTTTGGGACGAGTTGGTTATATGCCGCAACAAGATTTACTGATGCCTTGGCGAACAATTATTGAAAATGCTGCGCTACCTCTTGAAATCAAAGGGATGACAAAAAAAATGGCTTATCAAAAAGTACTCGAGCTTCTTGATCAATTTGACTTAAAAGAAGCCCGTGATTTGTATCCTAGCGAGTTATCTGGAGGAATGAAGCAACGAATTTCTTTTTTGAGGACAGTACTGAGTGGTTCTAATGTACTTTTGTTAGATGAACCATTTAGTTCCCTCGATGCGATAACGAGACTTTCAATGCAAGAGTGGTTGCTGGGCCAATGGAAAAAATGGAAGTTGTCAATCTTGTTTATTACTCATGATGTTGACGAAGCTTTGTTTTTATCAGACCGAGTTTTTGTTTTTACTGAAAATCCCGTACAGCGCTTTGCTGAAATAAAGGTGCCGCTAGGTCGTCCAAGAGTGATCCGTGATATTCATAGCCCAAAAGTGATTGAAGTTAAGGAACAACTTATTGAACGGCTTCGTACAAGGAGATTAATATGA
- a CDS encoding ABC transporter permease yields MKQFKNMIPAFLLILLFLGVWQMVASLMAKPFILPTPTQVIMKLWDLKEPLFLVHLPATLLIILTGLALSVLLGVGLAIWMNVSKLAEKAFYPILVSSQTIPIIAIAPIFVLWFGYSLWSKVAVTLIITFFPITVSTFDGLRSSSKELKELLQTMGASKKDIFLKLNVPSALPYFFSGLKVAVTLSVIGAAIGEWLGAQSGLGYFSRRMMTQFDAAGVFAPIVLLSAIGISLFLAVVIIEKITLKWRKTE; encoded by the coding sequence ATGAAGCAATTCAAGAACATGATCCCAGCTTTCTTGTTGATACTATTATTTTTGGGAGTCTGGCAAATGGTAGCTAGCTTGATGGCTAAGCCATTTATCTTGCCAACACCAACGCAAGTAATCATGAAATTATGGGATTTAAAAGAACCTTTATTTCTTGTCCATCTTCCGGCGACGTTACTAATTATTTTAACGGGACTAGCGCTGTCGGTCTTACTAGGTGTAGGATTAGCCATTTGGATGAATGTTAGTAAACTAGCAGAAAAAGCTTTTTACCCAATTCTAGTTTCTTCACAAACCATTCCAATCATCGCCATTGCTCCTATTTTTGTGCTCTGGTTTGGCTACTCACTATGGAGTAAAGTAGCTGTTACGTTAATTATCACATTTTTTCCAATTACCGTTAGTACCTTTGACGGTTTACGTTCCAGTAGCAAAGAATTAAAAGAGTTACTGCAAACGATGGGGGCTAGTAAAAAAGACATCTTTCTTAAATTAAATGTTCCGTCAGCGTTACCTTACTTTTTTTCTGGCCTAAAAGTAGCTGTTACGCTAAGTGTCATTGGTGCTGCGATTGGTGAATGGTTAGGAGCGCAAAGTGGCTTAGGGTACTTTAGCCGCCGGATGATGACTCAGTTTGATGCAGCAGGGGTTTTTGCACCAATTGTCTTGTTGTCAGCGATTGGGATTAGCTTATTTTTAGCCGTTGTTATCATCGAAAAAATAACTTTAAAATGGAGGAAGACAGAGTGA
- a CDS encoding ABC transporter substrate-binding protein — translation MKKAIFILISLILLIGITACGQEETEEEVGNSNQETENEENQGQEKDAVEKTELAEVDIMLDWYPNAVHSYLYAAIENGYFEDEGIKVNIQFPANPTDPINLVAAGQITLGISYQPDVVIARGNQDVPIKAIAAIVRSPLNHTVFLEDSVINSPIDLEGKTVGYPGIPLNEALIKTMVETDGGDYDKVTMIDVGFELGSSLTTERVDAVTGAYINHEVPVLKHKGFETRYFNPVDYGVPSFYELVIVTNDDTWNERQADIEAFWRGATKGYEFMKNNPEDALAILLSNQNEANFPLVEEVETQSLEILLPKMESALGFGSQDEAAWQETVDWMLELGLLNQAPSLDDIFVNIVK, via the coding sequence GTGAAAAAAGCAATTTTTATATTAATTAGCCTAATACTTCTGATTGGGATTACAGCGTGTGGACAAGAAGAAACGGAAGAAGAAGTAGGAAATTCAAATCAGGAAACAGAAAATGAAGAAAATCAAGGGCAAGAAAAAGATGCAGTTGAAAAAACTGAATTAGCCGAAGTTGATATTATGTTAGATTGGTATCCAAATGCTGTTCATAGTTACTTATATGCTGCAATTGAAAATGGATATTTTGAGGACGAAGGAATAAAAGTTAATATCCAATTCCCAGCAAACCCAACAGATCCAATTAACCTTGTGGCAGCAGGGCAAATAACATTAGGAATTTCGTACCAGCCTGATGTTGTTATTGCGCGCGGAAATCAAGACGTACCGATTAAAGCTATTGCGGCAATCGTTCGTTCGCCGTTAAATCACACTGTATTTTTAGAAGATAGTGTAATTAATAGCCCAATAGATCTTGAAGGAAAAACAGTTGGTTACCCGGGAATTCCATTAAACGAAGCGTTAATTAAAACGATGGTGGAAACAGATGGTGGTGATTATGATAAAGTCACGATGATTGATGTTGGCTTTGAATTGGGCTCATCTTTAACTACTGAGCGTGTTGATGCCGTCACTGGTGCTTATATCAACCATGAAGTACCTGTTTTAAAGCATAAAGGTTTTGAGACTCGTTATTTTAATCCTGTTGATTACGGTGTTCCAAGCTTTTATGAATTAGTGATTGTTACTAATGACGATACTTGGAATGAAAGACAAGCAGATATTGAAGCTTTTTGGCGAGGCGCAACGAAAGGCTATGAATTTATGAAAAACAATCCTGAAGATGCATTAGCAATTTTATTGAGTAATCAAAACGAAGCTAATTTTCCACTTGTAGAAGAGGTAGAAACACAAAGCTTAGAAATTCTCCTGCCTAAAATGGAATCAGCTCTTGGTTTTGGCAGTCAAGATGAAGCAGCTTGGCAAGAGACGGTTGATTGGATGCTTGAGTTAGGGCTTCTTAATCAGGCGCCATCTCTAGACGATATTTTTGTGAATATTGTCAAATAA
- a CDS encoding PaaI family thioesterase, producing MDKEKLRLQFEKALETHEDGTGNLFFYSLLDFTFDYHTDREVVSIEVPISSLMYNPIGFIHGGIFTYIADTAMGHLCAAFADQPGVSLELKTQFLKTAKTGTLFAEAYFLKKGKNIQFIECVIKDEQKQVLTKTTATFYSIHQK from the coding sequence TTGGATAAAGAAAAATTAAGATTACAGTTTGAGAAAGCACTAGAAACTCACGAGGATGGGACAGGAAATTTATTTTTTTACTCACTTTTAGATTTCACGTTTGATTATCACACAGATCGAGAAGTTGTTAGTATTGAAGTACCGATTTCTAGTTTAATGTATAACCCAATAGGATTTATCCATGGAGGTATTTTTACATATATAGCTGATACTGCAATGGGGCATTTATGTGCAGCTTTTGCGGATCAACCTGGAGTTTCCCTAGAACTTAAAACACAATTTTTAAAGACCGCAAAAACAGGAACATTGTTTGCAGAAGCCTACTTCTTAAAGAAGGGGAAAAATATTCAGTTTATTGAATGCGTGATTAAAGACGAACAAAAGCAAGTACTAACGAAAACAACAGCAACATTTTATTCAATCCACCAAAAATAA
- a CDS encoding glycoside hydrolase family 18 protein, translating to MQIHVVQTEETLWRIAQVYNSTGEEIASANKLTDPERLVVGQALVIPIVGSFYFVQPGDNLWSIGQKFGINYVTIAQLNQLDPSQPLVVGLRLYIPPQPKQSVETNAYIEPRGTTVSENLLNQARSAGPYLTYLAPFSYEARRDGSLDAQPLNGIPEVAEETGASLMMVVTNLEEGEFSGELGRDILQSVAVQDLLIDSIIAETRRVTKYTDVHFDFEFLPVDQREAYNNFLRRAAGKLRAEGLLISSALAPKTRRDQPGQWYEAHDYRAHGEIVDFVVLMTYEWGYSGGPPMAVSPIGPVEEVIQYALTEMPASKIMMGQNLYGYDWTLPFVPGGPYAKAVSPQRAIEIAKQYNVPIQYDNQVQAPHFDYVDEEGAAHKVWFEDARSIQAKFDLIKRLELRGISYWKLGLPFPQNWLLIDENFDVVKR from the coding sequence ATGCAGATACATGTTGTTCAAACGGAGGAAACGCTTTGGCGAATTGCACAAGTTTATAATTCAACAGGTGAAGAAATTGCCAGTGCTAACAAACTAACTGATCCAGAGCGTTTAGTAGTTGGTCAGGCGCTGGTCATACCAATTGTAGGAAGCTTTTATTTTGTCCAGCCAGGGGATAATTTATGGTCAATTGGTCAAAAATTTGGAATTAATTACGTAACAATTGCCCAATTAAATCAGCTTGATCCGAGTCAACCATTAGTAGTAGGTTTGAGACTGTATATTCCACCACAACCAAAACAAAGCGTTGAAACAAATGCCTATATCGAGCCAAGAGGTACAACAGTGAGTGAAAATTTACTTAATCAAGCAAGATCAGCAGGACCATATTTAACCTATCTGGCTCCATTCAGTTATGAGGCAAGGAGAGATGGATCACTTGACGCACAACCGCTCAATGGGATACCAGAAGTAGCTGAAGAAACAGGTGCTTCATTAATGATGGTTGTAACGAACCTTGAAGAAGGTGAATTCAGTGGGGAACTAGGAAGGGATATTCTTCAAAGCGTTGCTGTTCAAGACTTGCTCATAGACAGTATTATTGCGGAAACGAGACGTGTGACCAAATATACCGATGTTCATTTTGATTTTGAATTTTTGCCTGTTGACCAGCGAGAAGCCTATAATAATTTTCTGAGACGTGCAGCAGGAAAATTAAGAGCAGAGGGTTTATTAATATCAAGTGCATTGGCGCCAAAAACACGTCGCGACCAGCCAGGTCAGTGGTACGAAGCACATGATTATCGAGCACATGGAGAAATCGTCGACTTTGTAGTTCTGATGACATACGAGTGGGGCTATTCTGGAGGACCACCTATGGCCGTTTCACCAATTGGGCCAGTTGAGGAAGTGATCCAATATGCATTAACTGAGATGCCTGCTTCCAAAATAATGATGGGACAAAATTTATACGGTTATGATTGGACATTACCATTTGTTCCTGGAGGCCCTTATGCAAAAGCGGTAAGTCCGCAAAGAGCGATTGAAATTGCCAAACAATATAATGTTCCAATCCAATATGATAACCAAGTTCAAGCTCCCCATTTTGATTACGTTGATGAAGAAGGAGCAGCTCACAAAGTCTGGTTTGAAGATGCGAGATCAATCCAAGCAAAATTTGACCTAATCAAACGTCTAGAGCTGCGCGGGATAAGCTATTGGAAATTAGGCTTACCATTCCCGCAAAACTGGCTACTAATTGATGAGAATTTTGATGTTGTAAAACGTTAA
- a CDS encoding dicarboxylate/amino acid:cation symporter, whose product MKLVLKLIAGIVIGIILGLIAPDFLIRLLVTIKVVFGSFIGFIIPLIILFFIASGVGGLGKKSGRLVGTTVGLSYLFTVIAGLLAFVISITVIPFTSPEQAGIAEGTSFEPFLRLEITPIMGVVTALVAAFLFGIGMAKTESKTLKVVFDEGKNIIDLVIAKIIIPFLPIYIATIFAELAGEGTVFGTLKVFGVVLVLAIVTHWIWLIVQYVAAGVVSGKNPFMLLKNMMPAYFTAIGTMSSAATIPVTLRSVKQNKVKDEIADFGVPLCATIHLSGSVITIVTCTVAVMLLTPELPQPTLMMMLPVIFMLGLIMVAAPGVPGGAIMAALGILTTMLGFGEATIGLMIALYMAQDSFGTAANVTGDGAINVIVDKLRL is encoded by the coding sequence TTGAAATTAGTATTAAAATTAATCGCTGGAATTGTAATCGGAATCATTTTAGGACTTATTGCACCTGACTTTCTTATTCGCTTACTTGTTACAATCAAAGTTGTATTTGGAAGTTTTATCGGATTTATCATACCATTAATTATTTTATTTTTTATTGCAAGTGGGGTTGGAGGTTTAGGGAAGAAATCCGGACGTCTAGTCGGGACGACAGTTGGGCTTTCCTATTTATTTACTGTCATTGCCGGATTACTAGCATTTGTTATTTCAATTACAGTGATCCCGTTTACTTCACCAGAACAAGCTGGTATTGCTGAGGGAACTTCATTTGAACCATTTTTAAGATTAGAAATAACACCAATTATGGGAGTTGTTACAGCGCTTGTTGCAGCATTTTTATTTGGAATCGGGATGGCGAAAACAGAGAGTAAGACGTTGAAAGTTGTTTTTGATGAAGGGAAAAACATTATTGATTTAGTTATTGCAAAAATTATTATTCCATTTTTACCAATCTATATCGCAACTATTTTTGCTGAATTAGCAGGAGAAGGAACAGTATTTGGAACATTAAAAGTATTTGGTGTCGTGTTAGTTCTGGCGATAGTAACACATTGGATTTGGTTAATTGTTCAATACGTTGCAGCAGGTGTTGTTAGTGGAAAAAATCCTTTCATGCTCTTGAAAAATATGATGCCGGCTTATTTCACGGCAATCGGAACAATGAGTAGTGCTGCGACTATTCCCGTAACGCTTCGTTCAGTTAAACAGAACAAAGTAAAAGATGAAATCGCGGATTTTGGAGTACCTCTATGTGCGACGATTCATTTATCAGGTAGTGTGATTACAATTGTTACTTGTACGGTGGCAGTAATGTTGTTAACTCCTGAGCTACCACAACCAACATTGATGATGATGTTACCGGTTATTTTCATGCTTGGCCTAATTATGGTTGCAGCACCAGGCGTTCCTGGTGGTGCCATCATGGCGGCGCTAGGAATTTTGACAACAATGCTTGGTTTTGGTGAAGCAACAATCGGTTTGATGATTGCTCTTTACATGGCCCAAGATAGTTTTGGAACAGCAGCAAATGTTACTGGTGATGGTGCTATTAATGTGATTGTTGATAAACTGAGACTCTAA
- a CDS encoding GDSL-type esterase/lipase family protein, which yields MKIRWVQFIGIVSCFLCVIWLIGFGLAFTNYFYKGTTTVSQLDVVSDEEIFEEAEQGEFEINEHGNAEKGEINLENSETSFLVVALGDSLTVGMGDAEGKGYVGNVIDDLHERKIKDIHLENLGVNGLTSNGLLEIVSQPDVEEQIKQAKLILLTIGGNDLFQSGQTLINVNREEIDLLEQAYLENIKQIFTQIRALNIEAPIYLSGLYNPFIEFSESQITSEIIVDWNYKTALEVGKYSKAIFVPTFDLFQLNVNDFLAEDRFHPNTNGYEQMALRIVSLLAWVGDDQS from the coding sequence TTGAAAATACGGTGGGTCCAATTTATCGGAATCGTTTCTTGTTTTTTGTGTGTTATATGGCTAATCGGGTTTGGACTAGCATTTACTAATTATTTTTATAAAGGAACGACAACAGTCAGTCAACTAGATGTTGTCAGCGATGAAGAAATATTTGAAGAAGCTGAACAAGGGGAATTTGAGATAAATGAGCATGGTAACGCTGAGAAAGGTGAAATTAACCTAGAAAACTCTGAAACTAGTTTTCTTGTCGTCGCTTTAGGAGATTCTCTGACAGTAGGAATGGGCGATGCTGAAGGCAAAGGGTATGTTGGTAATGTTATCGATGACCTTCATGAACGAAAAATTAAAGATATTCATTTAGAGAACCTTGGAGTTAATGGGCTTACCTCTAATGGGCTTTTGGAGATAGTGAGCCAACCAGATGTTGAAGAGCAGATCAAGCAAGCTAAACTGATTTTGCTTACGATCGGTGGAAATGATCTATTTCAAAGTGGACAAACACTTATCAACGTAAATCGGGAAGAAATCGATTTACTTGAACAAGCATATCTGGAAAATATTAAGCAAATCTTCACTCAAATTCGTGCCTTAAATATAGAAGCGCCTATATATTTAAGTGGTCTTTATAACCCATTCATTGAATTTTCAGAGTCTCAAATTACTTCGGAAATTATTGTCGATTGGAATTACAAAACGGCGCTAGAGGTTGGGAAATATTCAAAAGCAATATTTGTACCTACTTTTGATTTGTTTCAACTAAATGTAAATGATTTTTTAGCTGAGGACCGATTTCATCCGAATACAAATGGTTATGAACAAATGGCACTACGAATTGTCTCACTTTTGGCATGGGTAGGTGATGATCAATCATGA